In Microbacterium sp. SLBN-146, one genomic interval encodes:
- a CDS encoding Ig-like domain-containing protein produces the protein MSTESSVRRRWSFLAVFVASVGALLLVAVLGAGASVAQGPRVTAVLADPVAAAGTSGSRVIFTANQPLAAVDAEQVTVDPIVPFTVDTSGRSVGVRFSEPLADGSRYTITIDGVSGLSGTATSRFETVVDTPPVEVYMLERSDSEDDRIYRAGFEDDERVTVFEHPRIEDFRQSPRGLVVSTTNDQGDSDLFIVPVDGREAVEVKLPGVGRLSRLQLSDSGDRIAYTWTDPAIEGLPARDSVVYLSSTASPEATPSRLDLGGADPRIDDFRFVQGTRSLLLITRGKDLLLADTVTGGEPTRLGQATLIDEVARDEPIAVVRTEEGPEEVDLRTGDRTPLAVDHPEYGRPFAAEKVVGRGILSTYLAIDEGGSLSRQTLVLANGSGSERLVADVPVSDAVIQVCAAPSGRFVAVTVAPDIATNTVDDAVLAMPREMVTRVIPLEDGDPRELPGFAISWCRGPAS, from the coding sequence ATGAGTACTGAGTCCTCCGTCCGCCGTCGGTGGTCATTCCTCGCCGTCTTCGTCGCCTCCGTCGGCGCCCTCCTGCTCGTCGCCGTCCTGGGGGCAGGAGCGAGTGTGGCACAGGGGCCGCGCGTCACGGCTGTGCTCGCCGACCCCGTCGCCGCGGCAGGCACGAGCGGTTCGCGGGTCATCTTCACCGCGAATCAGCCGCTCGCCGCGGTGGACGCGGAACAGGTCACCGTGGATCCGATCGTCCCCTTCACCGTCGACACGTCGGGCCGGAGCGTCGGCGTGCGCTTCAGCGAGCCGCTCGCAGACGGATCGCGCTACACGATCACGATCGACGGCGTCTCCGGACTGTCCGGCACCGCCACGTCGCGGTTCGAAACCGTCGTGGACACGCCTCCCGTCGAGGTCTACATGCTCGAACGCTCCGACTCGGAAGACGATCGCATCTACCGTGCGGGCTTCGAGGACGACGAGCGGGTCACGGTCTTCGAGCATCCTCGCATCGAGGACTTCCGGCAGTCGCCGCGGGGGCTCGTGGTGTCGACGACCAACGACCAGGGTGACTCCGATCTCTTCATCGTCCCGGTCGACGGTCGCGAAGCGGTGGAGGTGAAGCTGCCGGGCGTCGGGCGGCTGTCGCGTCTGCAACTGTCGGATTCGGGAGATCGCATCGCCTACACCTGGACCGATCCCGCGATCGAAGGTCTGCCGGCACGTGACTCCGTGGTCTACCTCTCCTCCACGGCCAGCCCGGAAGCTACACCGTCGCGGCTCGATCTCGGCGGCGCCGATCCCCGCATCGACGACTTCCGGTTCGTCCAGGGAACGCGCTCCCTCCTCCTCATCACGCGGGGCAAAGACCTCCTCCTCGCCGACACGGTGACCGGCGGAGAGCCCACGCGCCTCGGGCAGGCGACGCTGATCGACGAGGTCGCCCGCGACGAGCCGATCGCGGTCGTGCGCACGGAGGAGGGTCCCGAGGAGGTCGACCTCCGGACCGGTGACCGAACGCCTCTCGCCGTCGATCACCCCGAGTACGGCAGGCCGTTCGCCGCCGAGAAGGTCGTCGGTCGTGGCATCCTCTCGACCTATCTCGCGATCGACGAGGGAGGCAGCCTCTCGCGTCAGACACTCGTGCTGGCGAACGGTTCCGGTTCGGAGAGGCTCGTCGCGGACGTGCCCGTGTCGGATGCCGTGATCCAGGTCTGCGCAGCACCGAGCGGACGCTTCGTGGCCGTCACCGTCGCGCCGGACATCGCGACGAACACGGTCGACGACGCTGTTCTGGCGATGCCCCGCGAGATGGTGACGCGGGTCATCCCGCTCGAGGACGGCGATCCCCGCGAACTCCCCGGCTTCGCGATCTCCTGGTGTCGGGGCCCCGCCTCCTAG
- a CDS encoding NlpC/P60 family protein has translation MEDDEVYAQNAIRWAMTHLGSTAYATRCLAFVEDAIERSNELEMFGGDDAAESARIYGAAANSGTPPVGALVFYDSVGDMLGERRNWGHVGLSLGDGRVIHAWDRVRIDDHIALASITPAPGWEPLAPAGWTPLHRALEDRVPKVYPPDQDAAATARAMQAQRFRA, from the coding sequence ATGGAAGACGACGAGGTCTACGCGCAGAACGCGATCCGCTGGGCGATGACGCACCTCGGATCGACGGCCTACGCGACACGGTGCCTCGCTTTCGTCGAGGACGCCATCGAACGGTCGAACGAACTCGAGATGTTCGGTGGCGACGACGCCGCCGAATCCGCCCGGATCTACGGTGCCGCGGCCAACTCGGGCACCCCGCCCGTCGGCGCACTGGTCTTCTACGACAGTGTCGGCGACATGCTCGGAGAGCGGCGGAATTGGGGGCACGTGGGGCTCAGCCTCGGTGATGGCCGCGTCATCCACGCGTGGGACCGCGTTCGCATCGACGATCACATCGCGCTCGCGTCGATCACCCCCGCTCCCGGATGGGAACCCCTTGCTCCGGCGGGCTGGACTCCGCTTCATCGAGCCCTCGAAGATCGCGTGCCCAAGGTCTATCCTCCCGACCAGGATGCCGCAGCGACCGCCCGGGCGATGCAGGCACAGCGCTTCCGCGCCTGA